The Rhizobium sp. BT03 genome has a window encoding:
- the cysQ gene encoding 3'(2'),5'-bisphosphate nucleotidase CysQ, with product MLRTFERAALEAGKAIITVLRQGFPVAMKADASPVTVADEEAERIILAHLAGDYPEIPVVAEESVAAGKVPDIAGRSFFLVDPLDGTREFVDGRQEFTVNIAYIENGAPVAGIVYAPALGLAFSGERGHAERLVVTDDFTVGARSAITVREQPDDRLALASLRHNSPETGSFLAHHAISKCTNIGSSLKFCLLAEGKADVYPRFTRTMEWDTAAGDAVLRAAGGSTVTLDGAPLTYGKTGAAADFDFANPNFISWGGTKRVLEPA from the coding sequence ATGCTGAGGACATTTGAACGGGCGGCGCTCGAAGCCGGCAAGGCCATTATCACGGTCCTGCGCCAAGGCTTCCCGGTCGCCATGAAAGCGGATGCAAGTCCGGTCACGGTCGCCGATGAGGAGGCCGAACGCATCATCCTCGCTCATCTCGCCGGAGATTATCCCGAAATACCCGTCGTAGCCGAAGAATCGGTCGCCGCCGGAAAAGTGCCCGACATCGCCGGTCGCAGCTTCTTCCTGGTCGATCCTCTCGACGGCACGCGAGAATTCGTCGATGGGCGGCAGGAATTCACTGTCAACATCGCTTATATAGAGAATGGCGCCCCGGTGGCCGGCATCGTCTACGCCCCGGCACTCGGTCTTGCCTTCTCGGGCGAACGCGGCCACGCCGAAAGGCTCGTCGTCACCGACGATTTCACCGTCGGTGCGCGCAGCGCCATCACCGTGCGCGAACAGCCGGACGACAGGCTGGCACTCGCCAGCCTTCGCCACAACAGCCCCGAGACCGGAAGCTTCCTCGCCCACCACGCCATCTCCAAATGCACCAATATCGGCTCTTCGCTGAAATTCTGCCTGCTGGCCGAAGGCAAGGCCGACGTCTATCCGCGCTTTACCCGCACGATGGAATGGGACACGGCGGCCGGCGACGCGGTGTTGCGCGCCGCCGGCGGTTCGACGGTGACGCTCGACGGAGCGCCGCTGACCTATGGCAAGACGGGCGCCGCAGCCGATTTCGACTTCGCCAACCCGAACTTCATCTCCTGGGGCGGCACGAAACGCGTCCTCGAACCGGCGTAA
- a CDS encoding branched-chain amino acid ABC transporter permease: protein MEYFVQQLFNGLTLGSIYGLVAIGYTMVYGIIGMINFAHGDIFMLGGFAALIVFLVLTSIFAGLPVAILLLAMLVVAMLMTSLWNWTIERIAYRPLRGSFRLAPLITAIGMSIVLSNFIQVTQGPRNKPIPPMISSVYQFGNISVSLKQIVIIVITVVLLAVFWYIVNRTALGRAQRATEQDRKMAALLGVNVDQTISITFVMGAALAAVAGTMYLMYYGVASFADGFTPGVKAFTAAVLGGIGSLPGAVLGGLMIGLIESLWSAYFTIAYKDVATFAILAFVLIFKPTGILGRPEVEKV, encoded by the coding sequence ATGGAGTATTTCGTCCAGCAGCTCTTCAACGGGCTGACGCTTGGATCCATCTATGGCCTTGTGGCTATTGGCTATACGATGGTCTACGGCATTATCGGCATGATCAATTTCGCCCATGGCGATATCTTCATGCTCGGTGGTTTCGCCGCTCTTATCGTCTTTCTCGTCCTCACATCCATCTTCGCAGGTCTCCCGGTGGCAATTCTGCTGCTGGCGATGCTTGTCGTTGCGATGCTGATGACGAGTTTGTGGAATTGGACGATCGAGCGCATCGCATACCGCCCGCTGCGCGGTTCCTTCCGCCTGGCGCCGCTGATCACGGCGATCGGCATGTCGATCGTATTGTCCAATTTCATCCAGGTGACGCAGGGTCCGCGCAACAAGCCGATCCCGCCGATGATCAGCTCGGTCTATCAGTTCGGCAACATCTCGGTGTCGCTGAAACAGATCGTCATCATCGTGATCACGGTCGTGCTGCTCGCCGTCTTTTGGTACATCGTCAATCGTACCGCACTCGGCCGTGCCCAGCGCGCCACGGAGCAGGATCGCAAGATGGCGGCGCTGCTCGGCGTCAATGTCGACCAGACGATTTCCATCACCTTCGTCATGGGTGCGGCGCTGGCTGCCGTCGCCGGCACGATGTATCTGATGTATTATGGCGTCGCTTCGTTCGCCGACGGCTTCACGCCGGGGGTGAAGGCCTTTACTGCAGCCGTTCTCGGCGGCATCGGCTCATTGCCGGGCGCCGTTCTCGGCGGGCTGATGATCGGCCTGATCGAATCGCTGTGGTCGGCCTATTTCACCATCGCGTACAAGGATGTCGCGACCTTCGCCATCCTCGCTTTCGTGCTGATCTTCAAGCCGACGGGTATCCTCGGACGGCCGGAAGTCGAGAAGGTATAA
- the livM gene encoding high-affinity branched-chain amino acid ABC transporter permease LivM, which produces MANIENSAGKPDAGLVRKGLTEALFAAVLSFGMFVLYVGLKTDQNINNELIIVQRWGLLAIFVAVAAIGRFATVVFLRPHLDSRKLAKARQGELAISTEKSFFHRHFLKIALIALLLYPMVVVAIKGPQGSLTYVDNFGIQILIYVMLAWGLNIVVGLAGLLDLGYVAFYAVGAYSYALLSSYFGLSFWVLLPLSGIFAALWGVILGFPVLRLRGDYLAIVTLAFGEIIRLVLINWTDVTKGTFGISSIPKVTLFGIPFDATAGGFAKIFHLSMSSAYYKIFLFYLILALCMLTAYVTIRLRSMPIGRAWEALREDEIACRSLGINTVTTKLTAFATGAMFAGFAGSFFAARQGFVSPESFVFLESAVILAIVVLGGMGSLTGIAIAAIVMVGGTEALREMDFLKVIFGPTFTPELYRMLIFGLAMVVVMLFKPRGFVGSREPTAFLKARKAISGSFIKEGHG; this is translated from the coding sequence ATGGCAAACATTGAAAATTCTGCAGGCAAGCCCGATGCCGGACTTGTCCGTAAAGGCCTTACCGAAGCCCTTTTCGCCGCCGTCCTTTCGTTCGGTATGTTTGTTCTCTATGTCGGCCTCAAGACCGACCAGAACATCAACAACGAGCTGATCATCGTCCAACGCTGGGGGCTGCTTGCGATCTTCGTCGCTGTCGCTGCGATCGGCCGCTTCGCCACGGTGGTTTTCCTGCGGCCGCATCTCGACAGCCGCAAGCTGGCAAAGGCGAGACAGGGCGAACTCGCCATCTCAACCGAGAAGAGCTTCTTCCACCGGCATTTCCTAAAGATCGCGCTGATCGCCCTGCTGCTTTATCCCATGGTGGTGGTGGCGATCAAAGGCCCGCAGGGTTCGCTGACATATGTCGACAATTTCGGCATCCAGATCCTGATCTACGTGATGCTCGCCTGGGGGCTGAACATCGTCGTCGGCCTCGCCGGTCTGCTCGATCTCGGCTATGTCGCCTTCTATGCGGTCGGCGCCTATTCCTATGCGCTGCTTTCGAGCTATTTCGGCCTGTCGTTCTGGGTTCTCCTGCCGCTTTCCGGCATTTTCGCCGCACTCTGGGGCGTCATCCTCGGCTTCCCGGTGCTGCGCCTGCGCGGCGACTACCTCGCCATCGTCACGCTCGCCTTCGGTGAAATCATCCGCCTCGTCCTCATCAACTGGACGGATGTCACCAAGGGGACTTTCGGTATCTCGAGCATTCCCAAGGTGACGCTCTTCGGCATTCCCTTCGACGCGACGGCCGGCGGCTTTGCCAAGATTTTTCACCTGTCGATGTCCTCGGCTTACTACAAGATCTTCCTTTTCTACCTCATCCTGGCGCTCTGCATGCTGACCGCCTACGTCACCATCCGGCTGCGCAGCATGCCGATCGGGCGTGCCTGGGAAGCGTTGCGTGAAGACGAGATCGCCTGCCGCTCGCTCGGCATCAATACGGTGACGACCAAACTCACAGCCTTTGCGACGGGGGCGATGTTTGCCGGTTTCGCCGGCTCCTTCTTTGCTGCTCGTCAGGGCTTCGTTTCGCCGGAATCCTTCGTCTTCTTGGAATCTGCTGTCATCCTCGCCATCGTCGTCCTCGGCGGCATGGGTTCTCTGACAGGCATTGCGATCGCCGCAATCGTCATGGTCGGCGGCACCGAGGCGTTGCGCGAAATGGACTTCCTGAAAGTGATTTTCGGGCCGACTTTCACGCCAGAATTGTATCGCATGCTGATCTTCGGCCTCGCCATGGTCGTGGTCATGCTGTTCAAGCCGCGCGGTTTCGTCGGTTCGCGTGAACCGACCGCCTTCCTCAAGGCGCGCAAGGCAATATCCGGAAGCTTCATCAAGGAGGGCCACGGTTGA
- a CDS encoding ABC transporter ATP-binding protein, with product MSPVTNTMSSDTLLKVEHLSMKFGGLMAINDFSFEAKRGDITALIGPNGAGKTTVFNCITGFYKPTMGMITLNQKSGKQYLLERLPDFRITKEAKVARTFQNIRLFSGLTVLENLLVAQHNKLMKASGYTILGLIGIGPYKREAAASIELARHWLEKADLIDRADDPAGDLPYGAQRRLEIARAMCTGPELLCLDEPAAGLNPRESATLNALLQNIRAETGTSILLIEHDMSVVMEISDHVVVLEYGQKISDGTPDHVKNDPKVIAAYLGVEDEEVEEVIATVEQLEGGAN from the coding sequence ATGAGCCCCGTTACCAACACGATGTCCAGCGATACGCTGCTCAAGGTCGAGCACCTGTCGATGAAGTTCGGCGGCCTGATGGCCATCAACGACTTCTCCTTCGAAGCCAAGCGCGGCGACATCACCGCGCTGATCGGGCCGAACGGTGCCGGCAAGACCACCGTCTTCAACTGCATCACCGGCTTCTACAAGCCGACGATGGGGATGATCACGCTCAACCAGAAGAGCGGCAAGCAGTATCTGCTGGAGCGTCTGCCGGACTTTCGCATCACCAAAGAAGCCAAGGTGGCACGCACCTTCCAGAACATCCGGCTGTTTTCCGGCCTGACGGTCCTCGAAAACCTGCTCGTCGCCCAGCACAACAAGCTGATGAAGGCGTCGGGTTATACGATCCTCGGCCTCATCGGCATTGGTCCCTACAAACGGGAGGCGGCTGCATCGATCGAGTTGGCCCGCCATTGGCTCGAGAAAGCCGATCTGATCGACCGCGCTGACGATCCGGCAGGCGATCTGCCCTATGGCGCCCAGCGGCGTCTCGAGATCGCCCGCGCCATGTGCACCGGCCCCGAGCTGCTTTGCCTGGACGAACCGGCTGCCGGCCTGAACCCGCGGGAATCGGCAACGCTCAATGCGCTGCTGCAGAACATCCGCGCCGAAACCGGAACATCCATCCTGCTCATCGAGCATGACATGTCGGTGGTCATGGAAATCTCCGACCACGTCGTCGTGCTCGAATACGGCCAGAAGATTTCCGATGGCACGCCGGATCACGTCAAAAACGATCCGAAGGTCATCGCGGCCTATCTCGGTGTCGAGGATGAGGAAGTGGAAGAGGTGATCGCAACCGTCGAGCAGCTCGAAGGAGGCGCAAACTGA
- a CDS encoding ABC transporter ATP-binding protein → MGDEVMTGQSLLQVNGVETYYGNIRALAGIDVHVNKGEIVSLIGANGAGKSTLMMTICGSPQARTGSVIFEGRDITHMPTHEIARLRIAQSPEGRRIFPRMTVLENLQMGAGLDNLKYFAEDVEKIFALFPRLKERHAQRGGTLSGGEQQMLSIGRALMARPKLLLLDEPSLGLAPLIVKGIFEAIRKLNEQEGLTVFLVEQNAFAALRLSHRAYVMVNGKVTMSGSGKELLANPEVRAAYLEGGRH, encoded by the coding sequence ATGGGCGATGAAGTAATGACCGGTCAATCGCTCCTTCAGGTGAATGGCGTCGAAACCTATTATGGCAATATCCGTGCGCTGGCCGGCATCGATGTCCACGTCAACAAGGGTGAGATCGTCAGCCTGATCGGCGCCAACGGCGCCGGCAAGTCGACACTGATGATGACGATCTGCGGCAGCCCGCAGGCCCGGACCGGCTCGGTCATCTTCGAGGGCCGCGACATCACCCATATGCCGACCCACGAAATCGCCCGCCTGCGCATCGCGCAGTCGCCTGAGGGACGCCGCATCTTCCCGCGCATGACGGTTCTGGAAAACCTCCAGATGGGCGCCGGCCTCGACAATCTCAAATATTTCGCCGAGGACGTCGAGAAGATCTTCGCGCTCTTCCCGCGTCTGAAAGAACGCCACGCCCAGCGCGGCGGCACGCTTTCGGGCGGCGAGCAGCAGATGCTGTCGATCGGCCGCGCACTGATGGCGCGCCCGAAGCTCTTACTTCTCGACGAACCTTCGCTCGGCCTTGCGCCATTGATCGTCAAGGGTATCTTCGAGGCGATCCGCAAGCTCAATGAGCAGGAAGGCCTTACCGTGTTCCTGGTCGAGCAGAATGCCTTCGCGGCGCTCAGGCTTTCGCACCGCGCTTACGTGATGGTGAACGGCAAGGTAACGATGAGCGGCTCCGGCAAGGAACTGCTCGCCAATCCCGAGGTCCGCGCCGCCTATCTCGAAGGCGGAAGACACTAG
- a CDS encoding DUF6867 family protein, whose product MQGLFFESDNGARVVIRALVVLIGFWTAWRAGKAVADGWNNYPLVVVYTFLLAWAMQFLHHALFNGPMLSALYYGIDFVTLLVFATAGFRHRRTNQMVNNYYWLYEKTSAFSWKDKH is encoded by the coding sequence ATGCAGGGACTTTTCTTCGAAAGCGATAACGGCGCCCGGGTGGTAATCCGTGCGCTGGTCGTGCTGATTGGCTTCTGGACGGCCTGGCGGGCCGGCAAGGCGGTTGCCGATGGCTGGAACAACTATCCGCTGGTGGTCGTCTATACCTTCCTGCTGGCCTGGGCGATGCAGTTTCTGCATCATGCCCTGTTCAATGGGCCGATGCTCAGTGCTCTCTATTACGGCATTGATTTCGTGACGCTGCTGGTCTTCGCGACGGCTGGCTTCCGCCATCGCCGCACCAATCAGATGGTCAACAACTATTACTGGCTGTACGAAAAAACTTCCGCGTTTTCGTGGAAGGACAAACATTGA
- a CDS encoding branched-chain amino acid ABC transporter substrate-binding protein, whose translation MKKSLLSAVALTAMVAFSGNAWADVLIAVAGPLTGPNAAFGAQLQKGAEQAAADINAAGGINGEQIKIELGDDVSDPKQGISVANKFVADGVKFVIGHFNSGVSIPASEVYAENGILEITPAATNPKFTERGLWNTFRTCGRDDQQGAIAGKYLADHFKDAKIAVVHDKTPYGQGLADETKKAMNAAGVTEVMYEGINVGDKDFSALIAKMKEAGVSIIYWGGLHTEAGLIIRQAADQGLKATLVSGDGIVSNELASIAGDAVAGTLNTFGPDPTLNPANKELVEKFKAAGFNPEAYTLYSYAAMQAIAGAAKAAGSVDPEAVATAMKEKGPFPTVLGDISFDEKGDPKIPGYIMYEWKKGADGKYTYVPQEAK comes from the coding sequence ATGAAGAAGTCTCTTCTGTCGGCAGTGGCTCTGACGGCGATGGTCGCCTTCAGCGGCAACGCATGGGCCGACGTTCTCATCGCTGTCGCTGGTCCGCTGACCGGCCCGAACGCCGCGTTCGGCGCTCAGCTCCAGAAGGGCGCCGAGCAGGCGGCCGCCGACATCAACGCTGCTGGCGGCATCAACGGCGAGCAGATCAAGATCGAGCTCGGCGACGACGTCTCCGACCCGAAGCAGGGCATCTCGGTTGCCAACAAATTCGTTGCTGACGGCGTCAAGTTCGTCATCGGCCACTTCAACTCGGGCGTTTCGATCCCGGCTTCGGAAGTCTATGCCGAAAACGGCATCCTCGAAATCACCCCGGCTGCTACGAACCCGAAGTTCACCGAACGGGGCCTCTGGAACACGTTCCGTACCTGCGGCCGTGACGACCAGCAGGGCGCCATCGCCGGCAAGTATCTTGCCGATCACTTCAAGGACGCCAAGATCGCCGTCGTTCACGACAAGACCCCTTACGGTCAGGGCCTTGCAGACGAAACCAAGAAGGCGATGAATGCCGCCGGTGTGACGGAAGTCATGTACGAAGGCATCAATGTCGGCGACAAGGACTTCTCGGCCCTCATCGCCAAGATGAAGGAAGCCGGCGTCTCGATCATCTATTGGGGCGGTCTGCACACTGAAGCCGGTCTCATCATCCGCCAGGCGGCCGATCAGGGCCTGAAGGCAACGCTGGTTTCGGGCGACGGTATCGTTTCGAACGAACTGGCCTCGATCGCTGGTGACGCTGTCGCCGGTACGCTCAACACCTTCGGCCCCGATCCGACGCTGAACCCGGCGAACAAGGAGCTCGTCGAAAAGTTCAAGGCCGCCGGTTTCAACCCGGAAGCCTACACGCTCTATTCCTACGCTGCGATGCAGGCGATCGCCGGTGCTGCCAAGGCTGCCGGTTCGGTGGATCCTGAAGCCGTTGCCACGGCCATGAAGGAAAAGGGTCCGTTCCCGACGGTTCTCGGCGACATTTCGTTCGACGAAAAGGGCGACCCGAAGATTCCTGGCTACATCATGTACGAATGGAAGAAGGGCGCGGACGGCAAGTACACCTACGTCCCGCAGGAAGCTAAGTAA
- a CDS encoding DNA-binding response regulator produces MAEPALPRDIVLLVDDSPEALGFLTDALEQSGFSVLIATSGTAALGIVERITPDLILLDAVMPVMDGFETCRRLKANAAVAQVPVIFMTGLTETEHVVHALESGGVDYLAKPINIDELRARIRVHLRNARSAQSARVALDAAGRHLLAVKGDGAIHWSTPQATRLVNAAMGSDDGMEIVVRHIAGWMRDRAAAVRDGIISIAHAGQAALQLAFLGAIGPDEYLFRLTAANQRSDDEMLRQRFSLTQRESEVLLWIAKGKANRDIGEILGLSARTVNKHLEQIYVKLGVENRASAAVKATHVLHEM; encoded by the coding sequence TTGGCTGAGCCGGCCCTCCCCCGCGACATCGTTCTGCTTGTCGACGACTCGCCCGAAGCGCTGGGCTTCCTGACCGACGCGCTCGAGCAATCCGGCTTCTCCGTGCTGATTGCCACCTCGGGCACCGCAGCCCTTGGCATCGTAGAGCGCATCACGCCCGATCTCATCCTGCTCGACGCCGTCATGCCCGTCATGGATGGCTTCGAGACCTGCCGCCGGCTGAAGGCGAATGCGGCGGTGGCGCAAGTGCCCGTCATCTTCATGACCGGTCTGACGGAGACCGAGCATGTCGTCCACGCGCTGGAATCCGGCGGTGTCGACTATCTCGCCAAGCCGATCAATATCGACGAATTGCGCGCCCGCATCCGTGTCCATCTGCGCAACGCCCGCTCGGCGCAGAGCGCCCGCGTGGCGCTCGACGCCGCCGGCCGCCATCTGCTGGCGGTCAAAGGCGACGGCGCGATCCACTGGTCGACTCCGCAGGCGACACGGCTGGTCAATGCCGCCATGGGCAGCGACGACGGCATGGAAATCGTCGTCCGCCATATCGCCGGCTGGATGCGCGACCGCGCAGCCGCCGTGCGCGACGGCATCATCTCGATCGCCCATGCCGGCCAGGCGGCGCTGCAGCTCGCCTTCCTCGGCGCGATCGGCCCCGACGAATATCTCTTCCGTCTCACCGCCGCCAACCAGCGCAGCGACGACGAGATGCTGCGCCAGCGCTTTTCGCTGACCCAGCGCGAATCCGAAGTGCTGCTCTGGATCGCCAAAGGCAAGGCCAACCGCGACATCGGCGAAATATTGGGACTGTCGGCGCGCACCGTGAACAAGCACCTCGAACAGATCTACGTGAAGCTCGGCGTCGAGAACCGCGCCTCGGCCGCGGTAAAAGCCACGCATGTGCTGCACGAAATGTGA
- a CDS encoding ATP-binding protein yields the protein MAARQRIIPVRREYNRWVANQTLEDYALRFTAKSARHFSSQRIAQTAIGAISFLALEAIGGAITLSYGTTNAFYAIIVASIAMLAIGLPISRYAIRHGVDIDLLTRGAGFGYIGSTITSLIYASFTFMLFAIEASIMSGALELTLGIPLWIGYILSAVMVIPLVTHGVRLISKFQLITQPFWIVLNILPFIFIAFMDWEKFDLWRAFAGIRHASGPPGTVAEFDLVQFGAASAVILALMSQIGEQADFLRFLPPEPRRKWRHRLAVFLAGPGWVVIGAPKLLAGSFLVVLTLASGVPVDRAADPAQMYLTAFGYMVPWQNAALLLMAAFVVVSQLKINVMNAYAGSLAWSNFFSRLTHSHPGRVIWLVFNVAIALLLMELGIYRLLEETLGIFSIIAMAWLCTISADLFINKPLGLAPPGIEFKRAHLYDINPVGLGAMTLSATVSLIAHFGAFGATAASLAPYITLVIALIASPALASATKGKFYLARKPRHSWKNLTSITCSVCEHPFEPEDMAWCPAYAAPICSLCCSLDSRCHDMCKPAARFNAQVGTVAKVLLPETVLSKLTTRLGRYGIAVALALTAIGAILAMIAHQVAAASPETAEVVNRTILIVFFVFSVISGIVCWFYVLAHDSRVVAEEESSRQNTLLLKEIAAHKKTDTALQNAKETAEAANRAKSRYVVGLSHELRTPLNAVLGYAQILERDETIPAPRQSSIKVIRRSAEHLSGLIDGLLDISKIEAGRLQVYSNEINIQDFLDQIVDMFRPQAQAKGLAFLHERSPALPQFVRTDEKRLRQILVNLLSNAIKFTDEGSVTFDVGYRSQVATFTVADTGRGIAEKDLTRIYEPFQRGEADSVRPMPGLGLGLTITRLLTNTLGGEIAVSSVKDEGSTFRVRLMLSAVMRAVAAAPQEKRIVGYDGPRRTVVVVDDNEDHREMMREILAPLDFIVLTAAGGGECLTLIEGIMPDLFLVDILMPGMSGWQLVSRLREAGQTAPIVMLSANIGDAAVLGDSDDSHNDAIGKPVDIRQLRDKLALHLGLKWVYADASPAIPVKTEAPMRSPGAAHVQELLRLGEIGYIRGIEAKLSDLAKVEANQPFTEELRAYVAAFDLAGFMTFLHDFDEKVESIG from the coding sequence ATGGCAGCGCGCCAACGCATCATTCCGGTAAGACGCGAATATAATCGCTGGGTCGCCAACCAGACGCTGGAAGATTATGCGCTGCGCTTCACCGCAAAGAGCGCCCGCCATTTCTCCTCGCAGCGTATCGCGCAGACGGCGATCGGCGCGATCTCCTTCCTGGCGCTCGAGGCGATCGGCGGCGCCATCACCCTCTCCTACGGCACCACCAACGCCTTCTATGCCATTATCGTCGCTTCGATCGCCATGCTGGCGATCGGCCTGCCGATCAGCCGCTATGCCATCCGCCACGGCGTCGATATCGACCTTCTGACCCGCGGCGCCGGCTTCGGCTATATCGGCTCAACCATCACCTCGCTGATCTATGCGAGCTTCACCTTCATGCTGTTTGCGATCGAGGCCTCGATCATGTCCGGGGCGCTGGAGCTCACCCTCGGCATTCCGCTCTGGATCGGCTACATCCTCAGCGCCGTCATGGTGATCCCGCTGGTCACGCACGGCGTGCGGCTGATCAGCAAGTTCCAGCTGATCACCCAGCCCTTCTGGATCGTGCTGAACATCCTGCCCTTCATTTTCATCGCCTTCATGGATTGGGAAAAGTTCGATCTCTGGCGCGCCTTTGCCGGCATCCGCCATGCCTCGGGCCCGCCCGGCACCGTCGCCGAATTCGATCTCGTGCAGTTCGGCGCCGCCTCGGCCGTCATTCTGGCGCTGATGTCGCAGATCGGCGAGCAGGCCGACTTCCTGCGCTTCCTGCCGCCGGAGCCGCGGCGCAAGTGGCGCCATCGCCTGGCCGTCTTCCTTGCCGGACCCGGCTGGGTCGTCATCGGCGCGCCAAAGCTGCTGGCCGGCTCCTTCCTCGTCGTGCTGACCCTGGCCTCGGGCGTGCCGGTCGATCGTGCCGCCGATCCGGCGCAGATGTATCTGACCGCTTTCGGCTATATGGTGCCCTGGCAGAATGCCGCGCTGCTATTGATGGCCGCCTTCGTCGTCGTCTCGCAGCTGAAGATCAACGTGATGAATGCCTATGCCGGCTCACTCGCCTGGTCGAACTTTTTCTCGCGGCTGACCCACAGCCATCCCGGCCGCGTCATCTGGCTGGTCTTCAACGTCGCGATCGCCCTGCTGTTGATGGAGCTCGGCATCTACCGGCTGCTGGAGGAGACGCTCGGCATCTTCTCGATCATCGCCATGGCCTGGCTCTGCACGATCTCCGCCGATCTCTTCATCAACAAGCCGCTGGGCCTCGCTCCGCCCGGCATCGAGTTCAAGCGCGCCCATCTCTACGACATCAATCCGGTCGGCCTCGGCGCCATGACGCTGTCGGCGACGGTCTCGCTGATTGCCCATTTCGGCGCCTTCGGCGCGACCGCCGCCTCGCTCGCTCCCTATATCACCCTCGTCATCGCGCTGATCGCCTCGCCGGCACTTGCCTCAGCGACGAAAGGCAAGTTCTATCTCGCCCGCAAGCCGCGCCACAGCTGGAAGAACCTGACGAGCATCACCTGCTCCGTCTGCGAACATCCCTTCGAGCCGGAGGACATGGCCTGGTGCCCGGCCTATGCCGCGCCGATCTGCTCGCTCTGCTGCTCGCTCGATAGCCGTTGCCACGACATGTGCAAGCCCGCCGCCCGTTTCAACGCGCAGGTCGGCACCGTCGCCAAGGTGCTGCTGCCGGAAACCGTTCTCAGCAAGCTGACGACGCGCCTCGGCCGCTATGGCATCGCCGTCGCGCTGGCGTTGACCGCTATCGGCGCGATCCTGGCGATGATCGCCCACCAGGTCGCCGCCGCCTCACCCGAGACGGCGGAGGTGGTCAACCGCACCATCCTCATCGTCTTCTTCGTCTTCTCGGTAATATCAGGCATCGTCTGCTGGTTCTACGTGCTCGCCCATGACAGCCGCGTCGTCGCCGAGGAGGAATCCTCGCGCCAGAACACGCTGCTGCTCAAGGAGATCGCCGCCCACAAGAAGACCGACACCGCCCTGCAGAACGCCAAGGAGACCGCCGAAGCCGCCAACCGCGCCAAGAGCCGCTACGTCGTCGGCCTCAGCCACGAGTTGCGCACGCCGCTCAACGCCGTGCTCGGTTATGCCCAGATCCTCGAGCGCGACGAGACCATCCCGGCGCCGCGCCAATCCTCGATCAAGGTCATCCGCCGCAGCGCCGAACACCTCTCCGGGCTGATCGACGGCCTGCTCGATATTTCCAAGATCGAAGCCGGCCGCCTGCAGGTCTATTCCAATGAGATCAATATCCAGGATTTCCTCGACCAGATCGTCGACATGTTCCGCCCGCAGGCGCAGGCGAAGGGGCTTGCCTTCCTGCACGAGCGCTCGCCGGCCTTGCCGCAATTTGTCCGCACCGATGAAAAGCGGCTGCGCCAGATCCTCGTCAACCTGCTCTCCAACGCCATCAAATTCACCGACGAGGGCAGCGTCACCTTCGATGTCGGCTATCGCAGCCAGGTCGCGACCTTCACCGTTGCCGATACCGGCCGCGGCATCGCTGAAAAGGATCTAACGCGCATCTACGAACCCTTCCAGCGCGGCGAGGCCGACAGCGTGAGGCCGATGCCGGGTCTTGGCCTCGGCCTTACCATCACCCGGCTTCTGACCAACACGCTCGGCGGCGAGATTGCGGTTTCGAGCGTCAAGGACGAGGGCTCGACGTTCCGCGTCCGCCTCATGCTGTCGGCCGTCATGCGCGCCGTGGCCGCCGCGCCGCAAGAAAAGCGCATCGTGGGTTATGACGGCCCGCGCCGCACGGTGGTCGTCGTCGACGATAACGAAGACCATCGCGAGATGATGCGCGAAATCCTGGCGCCTCTCGATTTCATCGTTCTGACGGCAGCAGGCGGCGGCGAATGCCTGACGCTGATCGAGGGCATCATGCCTGATCTTTTCCTCGTCGATATCCTGATGCCCGGCATGAGCGGCTGGCAGCTGGTCTCGCGCCTGCGCGAGGCCGGCCAGACAGCGCCTATAGTGATGCTTTCGGCCAATATCGGCGATGCCGCCGTTCTCGGCGACAGCGACGACAGCCACAACGATGCGATCGGCAAGCCGGTGGACATCCGTCAGCTGCGCGACAAGCTCGCTTTGCACCTTGGGCTGAAATGGGTCTATGCCGACGCCTCGCCCGCTATTCCTGTCAAAACCGAAGCGCCGATGCGGAGCCCGGGTGCTGCCCATGTGCAGGAATTGCTGCGGCTCGGCGAGATCGGCTATATCAGAGGCATCGAAGCCAAGCTTTCGGACCTTGCCAAGGTGGAGGCAAATCAGCCATTCACCGAAGAACTTCGCGCCTATGTCGCCGCCTTCGATCTCGCCGGCTTCATGACTTTCCTGCACGACTTCGACGAAAAGGTGGAATCCATTGGCTGA